DNA from Alnus glutinosa chromosome 2, dhAlnGlut1.1, whole genome shotgun sequence:
TACGCCTATGGAACTTGAAGCTTCTACCTCATCTGGTTCCGATGTCCCATATATTATTCACTGGAATAGCAAGGGAGCAGCTGAACAGCCTGGAGCTCCGCACCGTGCAGATCGGGTGCCTGAAGCGAGACGGAAAGGAGTGGTCCTCCACACGCCCGAGGGCTCTTATTCTAGCGACCAAGACAGACTGCCTCCGGCAGCACAATCTGATGCCCGTTCTCCAGCTAGGTGGGTAGAACAGCTCAGGCACCCGGTGAGGTTACTCGAGAAGGTTTTTCCCGCAGACTGCTTAGCGAAGAGGAGGGGAGAGCCTTGCACAACCATCAGTGAGAGGTTATGTGGCCTTCTAGCTCAGGTAAGAGTCGATGCATATTCTGGGCTTAGTCAGCTTCTGTTTTTCATTGTACTTATATGTTCCATGTTATGTGTCCTTAGGCTGCATTGGAGACCGTGGCTCTTTGCAAAGAGCAAGAGCGGCACAAGACTGACATGCAATCCTTGGGTGAGCTCGAGACTACACAGGCCAAACTCAAGGATACTAAGGCTCAACTAGACGATGCTCTGGCCCAACTTCAAGACGCTCGGTCTCAACAAAGATCTGAGGACGACTGCGGCAACCTGGAGGCTAAGGAAACCGAGCTTGATTTGACCCGAGCAGCACTGGAGGAAAAGGAGGCTCAGCTCAAATCTGTCAGGGAGGAGCTAGAATCCGAGAAGGCCAGATCGGCCGAGCTTGGATCAATCCATACTGACTTTGAGGCTGCCCGAGCTAAGTTGAAGGCACTGCACAAAGAACTTGAGTCTGAGAAGGCCATGTCTACAGCTTTGGAGGGTCTTCGGGAGGAGCTAGCGGATGAGAAGGAAAGGTCTGCCAAACTTGAAGCCGATCTTCAAGCTAAACAAGCTAAGTTGACCACGGAGCTCAACAATGTGAAGACCAAACTCGATGCTGAGTTGGCCCGTTCCTCCCAGCTTGGAATCGAGCCAAGTACAGTGCGGAGGGAGTTGGAGAAGACTCAACTGAAGCTGAGGCGCAGCCAGAGGCAGTGGAAGTCAGTTTCAGATATGTTGAAAATTACCCGGAAAGACCTGGAAACTGAAAGAGACTTGACATCCCAATTGGAGAGACAGCTTTGGAAGGCTCGGGTGACCAGGGAGGCTGCCTGGGGCCTTGGTTTTACACAAGGGTTCGACACCCTCAGGGACTTGGTCGAAGGAGGTCCCCCAAAAATGGACATTTCAAAGCTTGATGCGGAGGACTTTGTCCCAGGTTCCGAGACTCTCGAGGCCCTCGCATCTCTGGAAGACAATATTGCTGGAGATGGCCCGTCCGTGCCTGAAGGAGTTCTACATGAAGAGGATCCTGCTGCACCTGGGAACGATGAAGCCCAAAGTAGTTCTTCTTCGGCAtgatttttttatgtgtttttgttttatgtttttaccTTCTTTTGTGCATGTACTTGGAAGCACTTGGGTTAGATTGCCACGTGAAAAAACATTTAGGACTTAGGAGCTCTTGACACACTCTGCTTGGGAATCTCCCAGGCGTGGCACttattagagccgttttgtGTGCATTTAGGAAGAATACC
Protein-coding regions in this window:
- the LOC133860818 gene encoding uncharacterized protein LOC133860818, whose translation is MGPAAQPERATPMELEASTSSGSDVPYIIHWNSKGAAEQPGAPHRADRVPEARRKGVVLHTPEGSYSSDQDRLPPAAQSDARSPARWVEQLRHPVRLLEKVFPADCLAKRRGEPCTTISERLCGLLAQAALETVALCKEQERHKTDMQSLGELETTQAKLKDTKAQLDDALAQLQDARSQQRSEDDCGNLEAKETELDLTRAALEEKEAQLKSVREELESEKARSAELGSIHTDFEAARAKLKALHKELESEKAMSTALEGLREELADEKERSAKLEADLQAKQAKLTTELNNVKTKLDAELARSSQLGIEPSTVRRELEKTQLKLRRSQRQWKSVSDMLKITRKDLETERDLTSQLERQLWKARVTREAAWGLGFTQGFDTLRDLVEGGPPKMDISKLDAEDFVPGSETLEALASLEDNIAGDGPSVPEGVLHEEDPAAPGNDEAQSSSSSA